From Pseudorasbora parva isolate DD20220531a chromosome 14, ASM2467924v1, whole genome shotgun sequence:
GTCTTTGAATAATGTGGTTCCGCATCTGCTCCTATGTATGCGTTATAAATATATAGTTATTACAATAAATCAATTTGAATGATCCATTCACATGCAGcacattaataaaatgtatacattacCGAGTATGACCTTTCCATTGGAATCTAATAGCAAATTATGATTGCCACTGAACAATTTCTTGAATTGTTCCAACTTCTTCCGGTTCCGTGCGAGGTTCCGGTGGTGAAGAATGTTTCGAGCAAGAAATATGTGCACAGATGGTCTTAACATATTCATGAAGTAATTGTTTCTCTTTACTTCAGAGAACAGCTGCTCTGCACACTGACTGTTGATCTTTCCAGCCAGCTCTGGTACAAGACCAATAGTGTGCAGCACATCTCTCTTGTCTTTACTATTGTTTTGGTGGAAAACGTCACACAGACAATAGTGCTCGGAAGAACCGGTCAATGGGTGGCAATCAGGATCCACAGTTTTTTTCCTGTGAGCAAGCCAGGGAAGATGAACCTTTAGCTTCCCTTCTTTTGCTTTTTGTACATTTTCAGACGAGGGGTCTTGTACTCTGCCCTCAAAGGGATGGAAAGGTGGGTGAATTGGCTGTCTCTTATTTGTGTGTGCCACTAATCCTCTAGGGTAATCATAAATTGTAACATTGGGAAAATGTTTCCAAGACAacaaaaggtctgcaaagtcaCGTGGACTCTCTGCTCTCAAGTTAAATTTAATAGAATACACAATCCCACAAGGACACATGATCACACCCAGGCCACCTAAAAGAacaaaatatttgaatgaaAACGATTCTGAAAGATCAGTGAAATCCTTCCAATAAATACATATGAAATTATAGGGATACGAGTAATTATATTTTcgttaatgtttattttgtagTACTGTATTGTATTAACTTCATTTagtaacaaaaaaacatcacttacCAGAAGCACCCCACACCTGTTGAAACACTTTGTTGTAAGTCACTCTATTTGACATTTTATTGCGAAGTCTGAGGATGAGATCCATTTTGGAGCCAACAACTTCAACCCCACATTGTCGACACAGCTTTTTCAAATCTGCAATCTGATAAAATATGTCAATTTGAGAGCCGGTTcagaatttttatatatatatatatatatatatatatatatatatatatatatatatatatatatatatatatatatatatatatagcacataTATAAAGCAACCCTATACATACCACTGTACTATGCAGACAGCAGTGTAATAATAGCTTCATGTGATAAACCAAAACGCTGAACTATTTAAACAACCATTTACCTTGAGGTGGAGCAGCTCATCACCAAGCCTTTCCTCAGTAAAAGGCACATCAATGTCACTCTCATCATTTGAGGGTTGAACCTTTGCACTCTCTGTGTTTAATACCATGGCAGATTTCCTTGTTTTTGGACCTATCCATGGGGACCAGTTGTGGTAACTAGGTGAAACTGTAAATGGGTTTTCTTTGCCACCTTGAGGATAAAAATACAGCCATgtattgcatgttttttatagATATATATGGTAAATACTTGCCAGTAGGATTAGAGAAAACATGTAAGTTGGCTTCTCTATTAAATGCTTCTTCATTTTATAAGTTTTGTATATTTGGGACTTTTAGAAATATGGAAAGCTGCTGCAAATATTGCAGTGTAAGTTTGGAAATAATAATTGAACAACACTAAGCCATATCACAATATCTGCATCAGAATCAAAACTTACTTGCGTAAAACCCTCTGCTTATAATGTCCATTGCCACTGCATTCCAAAACTCCTCTATGTCAACATGACCATCATAAGACGCAGGTGGAGACGGAATTTCACTGACTGCGACATAAATAAACTTAATTCAGCTACATATgtgaattatcaaatttaaacCAAAACACAAAACTATAATTGGAACCAATTCAACTACAATAACTTTATACATACCTGGGATGCTGAAAACTCCTTTTTTATGAAGGTCCATAATGACGGTACATGGACTGTATCCACAGGACACGCATGAGTAAAGGTAGTCCAGATCACACAAGGCTTCAAAGTGAAGATACGCCTGCATGATGAGGTCACCTTTGGGCAAGGACTCTCTCTCTGTGCCTTCAATTATCTGCACAACCCTACCTACAGCTGTGTGATTCTGGAAGGACCacagaaaagaagaagaatatagaatatagaagaaagaatataatataatttatatatatatatatatatatatatatatatatatatatatatatatatatatacacacacacacacacacacacacacacacacacacacacatatatatatatatatatatatatatatatatatatatatatatatatatatatatatatatatatatatatatatatatatatatatatataaaaatagcaGGTATAATTTTACTAATATTGTACCTGTAGAGAGTTTCGCAAAACCACACACAAATGTAGCGAGAGGATTACGTGATCGTTGAAGTTGTGCAAACCCTCACTCCACTCTTGGTATCTGTATGTGAGGTTGCATTTATGGCACAGCTTGTAGTAAGTAGATACACctgatattaaaaaaatatttactgaTATCTATCAAAAGcaacaacattaaaaaatatttatcaaagAAATACAAAGGTATCATACCCATAATCACCCCATTGAACGTAACAATCTTTGCCCGGCAGGTTATCATCCTTGGGTCACTCAAAACTCCCTTGCAAACTTGGCATTCAACTTCCTCAGGCACAAGATGTTTTGGGAAATTATTCAAAGCCTttccatgttttgacatttgcAGAGTGGTCTGTGGAATTTCTACTGGAATTTTCTTATTTTCCAGCACATATTTCATCATCCTTTTAATGGTAGGAGAGTTGGGGGGATATGAAACATCTTGACAGCCTGCATCATCATTACTTGTATGTGCAGTGCTGAAAACCTCCTCCGAACTCCTGACCCTCTTAAAGAGCTCTGGCATCATCTGAAAAAGATGCCACTTTGCTGTAGCTTTATGGACGCATGAGTGGCGAGGTCGGGCACAAGGACAATGCcagttatttttctttttattgtaAGCCACCATGACTCTTCCCATCCTGCTGTAATAGGTCACTGTTGGTTCAAATACAGAGATGAAACACTTTGTTGATGGTCCTCCAACAGTGACATGAAAAGACAGCGGTGTCTCTGCAGCATTTGCCTCTTGCTGCAACTTTAACAGCTGGGCTTTCCTTGTTTCACCAAACCACTTTTGTTGCACCAGCTGAGCGAGACTGTCCTCTGTCAGTGCAACATCAGGATTGGCAACTTGCTTAAAAAAACATAGTGATTTGATATGGCAGCACTCAAACGGCAGTATCCCAGTGTTATGAGCAAACTCTGAATTTAAAATACACTGGTCAAGTTCACATTCCGAGCGATAGTTTGGGCCCCAAGTATTTTTTATAACATGTATGGGTATTGCGTGACCATGAAAAGCTTTTTCAACAGCAAAAAGGCCAATTTTTTCATCAATGCACTGAGATAGAAAGTGCCTCTCAGGAGTAATTGTATTGTGCTTTTCAGTGTGATGCCTTCTAATGTGGGTTCGTAGATTTTTAGCCAACAAGGTCAAATCACATTGGCTGCAAGTGACAGTCCTCTTTGTCGAGCATTTGGGGAGGATGGCTGGTGACTGGACAGAGGGCGGCTGAGGACCAGACGGCCGGACAGAGGGTGGCTGAGGACCAGACGGCCGGACAGAGGGCGGCTGAGGACCAGGCGGCCGGACAGAGGGTGGCTGAGGACCAGGCGGCCGGACAGAGGGCGGCTGAGGACCAGGCGGCCGGACAGAGGGTGGCTGAGGACCAGACGGCCGGACAGAGGGCGGCTGAGGACCAGGCGGTTTGACAGAGGGCGGCTGAGGACCAGGCGGCCGGACAGAGGGCGGCTGAGGACCAGGCGGCCGGACAGAGGGTGGCTGAGGACCAGGCGGCCGGACAGAGGGCGGCTGAGGACCAGGCGGCCGGACAGAGGGTGGCTGAGGACCAGACGGCCGGACAGAGGGCGGCTGAGGACCAGGCGGTTTGACAGAGGGCGGCTGAGGACCAGGCGGCCGGACAGAGGGCGGCTGAGGACCAGGCAGCCGGACAGAGGGCGGCTGAGGACCAGGCGGCCGGACAGAGGGCGGCTGAGGACCAGGCGATTGGACAGAGGGCGGCTGAGGACCAGGCGGCCGGACAGAGGGCGGCTGAGGACCAGGCGATTGGACAGAGGGCGGCTGAGGACCAGGTGATTGGACAGAGGGCGGCTGAGGACCAGGCGGCCGGACAGAGGGTGGCTGAGGACCAGACGGCCGGACAGAGGGCGGCTGAGGACCAGACGGCCTGACAGAGGGCGGCTGAGGACCAGGCGGTTGGACAGAGGGCGGCTGAGGACCAGACGGCCGGACAGAGGGTGGCTGAGGACCAGGCGGCCGGACAGAGGGTGGCTGAGGACCAGGCGGCCGGACAGAGGGTGGCTGAGGACCAGGCGGCCGGACAGAGGGTGGCTGAGGACCAGACGGCCGGACAGAGGGTGGCTGAGGACCAGACGGCTGGACAGAGGGTGGCTGAGGACCAGGCGGCCGGACAGAGGGTGGCTGAGGACCAGGCGGCCGGACAGAGGGTGGCTGAGGACCAGGCGGCCGGACAGAGGGTGGCTGAGGACCAGGCGGCCGGACAGAGGGTGGCTGAGGACCAGGCGGCCGGACAGAGGGTGGCTGAGGACCAGGCGGCCGGACAGAGGGTGGCTGAGGACCAGACGGCCATttcagtgatgacgatacatagagcgcagaccaatcagaacacatgacagtgatgacgatacatagagcttagaccaatcagaacacatgacattgatgacgatacatagagctcagaccaatcagaacacatgacagtgatgacgatacatagagcttagaccaatcagaacacatgacagtgatgacgatacatagagcgcagaccaatcagaacacatgacagagatgacgatacatagatcgcagaccaatcagaacacatgacagtgatgacgatacatagagcgtagaccaatcagaacacatgacagtgatgacgatacatagagcgtagaccaatcagaacacatgacagtgatgatgatacatagagcgcagaccaatcagaacacatgacagtggaAGCGAGGCCAAGATGGCGCTGTGACAAGTGGACGCGTTCATAACGTCTCGTCAGGAAATTTTGAAATAGGACGATTATATATCCATATTAATAAAGACATTGCCATTTATGAAAGTGTAAGTGATTGCTCTCTTCACTTTACCCCCCTTGTGCCAACCTATCTATGGGTAGAAGAAAAAATAGACAAACTTCCAACGTGACAACAGCGAATGCGACTATGTCAACTATGGAGCCTGTTTTAAATGCTGATGGAAATGATAACACCGTTTCCTCTGTGGAATTGATTTCGTCGGAGAATACTGTGGATCATAACTGGTTCGATTCACACCCAGATTTGAGTGATCTCCTTGCTACTCCCCTGCCTGAAACTCCATTAAAACCCCTGTCAAAGAAAACAAAGCAGGAGCACATGGAAAGTGACTTTTCAGCGGAAATCCTGAAGGCCATTTCTGACTTTCTGACGAACTTTCTGACAAATACGACAAGATGTTTATGAAAATCGACAAAAAAATCTCTGTAATTGATGCAACGACTGGATCTACTGCTAAGCAGATTGAAACTTTGTCTTCAACTGTTACTCAACTTGTTACCGAGGTAGCATCACACAAGGAGTCTCTGAAAGTTGTGACAACGGAGATTCAGGTGCTACAAAAGACGAATAAAACCCTGAAGGAAGAGGTGGGTGAATGTAAGCGTTACACTTGGAGATGGACCTTAAAGCTACATGGCGTGAGAGAGAAGGATGGCGAGGATGCCCGGAAAGCTGCTATCGATGTCCTTAGCAACGTAGTTCCTGGTATCAGCGACAACCTTGAGGATGCAGTTGACATTGCACATCGTCTTGGCCAGAGAAGAAAGGATGGGTCCCACAGATCCATCATCATTCTTTTTGCTCTGCGTCGTTTTCGTGATGTCGTTTGGCAGGCTGCCAGAGGATGCAAATTTCTCATCGAAAACAAGTTGCGACTCACGGAAGCCCTTTCACCAGAAGATAGAGCTGCCAGAGAAAAACTGTGGCCCCGTGTTAAGAAAGCCAGAGAAGAGGGAAAGAAAGCTTCTTTTCGTGGTTCGTTTGCCTTAATCGACGGGAAAAGATTCAACTACTCTGATGTAGCCTAAGTGAGTTTATGCGGTAGGCCTatgttcctttaagggaatATACAGAACATGctgtttctttcttcttctttttaggTATAGGCCTATTTGACCCACGTTACACTCAAGTTTTTATAATCATCTCTTACTTCTTGCTCCTATCCATGTGCAACGAATTTTGTGGGGAAAATTGATTTGAATCGATACTTTTGTTGGACCgctaattttgttttaatagCCTACATCATAACTAAGGCTCGCTATACAGCGACATTTTTCCCCTTTTGGTtgccatttgtttttgtttttgttttttacttaatttttggTGACGAGCAAGGTGGTGAAGTGAATTTTCTCGAATTTAACGTTTGTGAATTATCTTTGGTTATATATTGTTCCTATTTCAAAATAGCTTTTGTTAGTGTTTGTTCAGATATAAGAGTTACTAGATCTGATTTCTGTTTTTAATGGACTTTAAGTTCAATTCCTTTTCTGTTGTATCGTTAAATGTTAGGGGTTTACGTGATGCAGTAAAGAGgaaagctgtttttttattttgtaaaagcAGCGAGTCGGATATAATTCTCCTTCAGGAAACGCATTTGTGTGAAATGGATGTAAAATTTTGGAAAAATCAATGGGGAAATACAATTTACTGTAGCCATGGCTCTAATCATTCTGCTGGAGTTTCCATTTTGTTGCACAAGTTTAAAGGGAACATACTAGAAGTGAAGTCTTCCGATGAAGGCAGATGGATTATTTTATCGCTTCAGCAGGACAACTCAGTATTTACCATTTGTAATATTTATGGATGTAATTCCCGTTCTGCCAACAAATCTCTCTTTTCTCAAATAACCTCTAAATTAAAAGAAGTACTTTCTAATTATACAGACTCTTTTCTGATTTTGGGTGGGGATTTTAATGAATGTATGGATAACACATTTGACAGATTTCCTCCCAGAAGCAATGATAGCTTGCTatcaaatattaacattttatcaTTATGTACAGAATTTTCTCTTACGGATACATGGCGTTTTTTTCACCCTGATCTGCAGGAATTTACTTGGTCTAATAGTAATATGTCCTCCCAATCGAGAATTGACCTCTTGTTACCGAGGTCAATTACTTGTTAATTTGTTAGAGATGTCTCTCATTCCTTCGCACCCCTCTCAGAtcataaacaaataaatctaaatttgTGTAGCAACACTGATAATACTTCAAAGTTTCGTGGTTACTGGAAATGTAATAATTCTCTCTTAAAAGATGCATCCTTTAATGATGATATTAAGAATTTGTTTTCAGATATATTTTATGAAAAATTCAATGAGGGTTATAAAACAAAATGGGAATTCTTTAAATATAAGGCGAGGCAGATTGCCATTAAGAGAAGTAAAGAATTAAAagcatccaaaaataaaaaaatacatgaactactaaataaaatcaatattttattaCGGAAAACATTAGATCAGGAGGAAGATCTGCTTTTGAGAGAATTAAGTCTATAAATTAATCAAGTTTACCTGGATTTGGCTAGAGGAGTCTTTATTAGGTCAAAAGCCAAATGGCTAGAGGAAGGAGAGACTAACTCTAGTTATTTTTTTTGCGTTAGAGAAAAGGTATTGCAGGAGAAATTCATTGACGGCTTTAAATATCAATGGTGTCAAGTGCACTGATCCTTCCCTAATCTCTAAGTTTATCACAAACTTTTATGACAAACTTTACACTTCCGAATTTAATATGGATAATTGTAAGACTTTTGTTGaaacaattaaaaattatattccTATCATTGATAATGATTTTAAAGACCTTTGTGAGCCCACTTTAACAATTGAGGAAATTAAATCTGCACTCTTCTCTATGAAGAGAGGAAAATCGCCTGGTATTGACGGATTTTCTGCAGAATTTTATGTCCATTTTTGGGATTTAATAAAATCTCCTCTTCTTTGCATGTACAATGAATGTGTTGCTCAGAAGGAGATGACTACATCAATGAAACAGGGTATAATTTATCTTATTCCAAAACCTGAAAAAGATTCCCTCTTAATAGATAATTGGAGACCAATTACACTCAGTTGATTATAAGATCCTGGCTTTGGTATATGCTAATAGATTGAAATTTAAGCTCAATCAAATTATAGCAGAAACACAGTCAGGTTTTGTCAAAGGTAGGCATATACGCAATAATATAAGACTTGTTTTAGATTTATTAGATTATGCTGATTTTGTGCACTCTAAAGCTATTATTCTTTTCTTAGATTTTTACAAGGCTTTCGACACAATTGAACATGGATTTCTCCTGCAATCACTCAGGCTGTTTGGTTTTGGAGATTCTTTTGTTAACATAATTGAAATGTTTTATACAGGAATTAAAGAGAGAGATCTATCTCTCTATGGTAGGGTTCTCCTCTCTAAAGCAGAAGGTCTTTCTCGCTTTGTGTATCCTTCGCTTTCTTTATATGTGACTGATTGTACTGCTAAAGGTGTCAATAAAATTTTGTCACGAGGTGACAGAGTTGAAGCGGAACCAAGCCCCGTTGAATTTGTGTTCCTTCCGGGATAGTACCAGTGTAACACCAGGAAGGTTCCGGCTGTGTATCTGTCACCATAACAACGGTGGATAATGACGGATACACATCAGGTGTGGAGGGTTTAAGACGATTAGAGTGTACAAAAGCAGAATTGAAGAGACAGTTGGGTTGGGCCTCCCCGGAGAGAAGTTGTTATCGGGTGGTGTCGCTGATTTGTGCAGGCGGCCGGAGAAGTGTTGAAAGAGCTCGGCTGTATTGAGGGTGCAACGGCGATTGTGTTTGTACACGAACGTAAAATGCCATAAGATCAcgttgcttgttttaagcaaatattcacttcattttgattttatttttaagaaaacaaggacAAAAATCTTTACTTgactagtaaatgcatcttgatttaagaacttttagatatttagactagaaacaagacaaaattactaagtaagaagataATTGTTTGCTTTTCAGCCCTAATCCAGTCtttagagtcacatgatccttcataaatcattctaataagatGTATTGATGCTCAACAACATTTGAGATTATTAGCAGTgttgaaagacatttttttttaggtctATGTGATGAATGGGAAtttcaaaacaacagcatttatctgaaatagataAAATATTGGTATTAatacatatatgtatacatatatttatGTGTATGCAGtatagtcaagtcaactttatttatatagctcttTTTACAAtggcgattgtttcaaagcagcgtcacagtgttaacaggaaaatcgCCTGTACAGCCGCTCTAGAGAAAACGGTGACGTCATCAGCTCGTTTCAATTGCCATATAGCGACactgtgggcagatcagtaatttagttgatatagttcaTTCAGTTTAGTGATtcaatttatttgaatatttagttAAAAATGTAGTGTCCCAACTGAgaaagccaagccaaaggcgattTTTATTTGCAgtataaatgcaaatatttgtgaaagaaattttttttttttctcaataatAATGTGTTGGCTGTGCTTTggatcaaaaatgtattcacaCAGATTCCACAGCAGCAGAATGTACTTCCTCTGCCCTCACTGCAAGAAGGCACCGCGCACTTTGCCTGGCCATCTCAGGACGGCTTGCCTGTGTGACCGCACCGAGGCAGAGATTCAGGCTACTGTTATTGAAGCCAAGAAGGAGCTGTCTGAATTCTCCCACAAGGGACGCTTCTGGGAATACCAGCAGATTCGGGACATTTTGGGAGCTGCTGATCCTCTTGCCAGGTGTGTAGCCAACATTTATGCTTTCTCTTCTTTTCCTGTCAAAGTACAATACTCAATATTtcttcaaatgtgtgtgtgtgtgtgtgtgtgtgtgtgtgtgtgtgtgtgtgtgtgtgtgtgtgtgtgtgtgtgtgtgtgtgtgtgtgtgtgtgtgtgtgtattcactttattttattttattaggttTTTAGAGGAGATGCAAAAGAAGGGCTTGGTGGTAAGGAACGTACCTCCGGTCCTCCCTGCCCTCACACTGCCTGCGTCCTCTTTACTGGCAACTGTTCCTCAAAGCGGCGGAGAAGAAGTTGCCAATGAGACCGCATCCGAGGAAAGCTCTGACGAGTACTATCAGAGGTAAAGTTGCACATCATCATTCACGTATCCTGGGACTGAACATGTTTCACCTCATCATATGTACATTCATTTGACCACCtgatttatttcatttcagcaACGAGGGACCACGGTGGAGAGATGAAGTCAGAGTGGAGATGACCAAAAAGGGCCTGTACAAAAAGCATTCCATTGATCACCCCCTTCTTCGGGGGTTTAACCACTATTTGCAAGTAGACCTGGGCAACAGGAAGAGCAAACAAGAGGCGAGTGAAAAGAAAAGACACATTTTAAACGTCACTTGCACAGTGAaacggggaaaaaaacaaaacatacatgCGAATAATAGAATAAAGAACtgaaagaaatgttaaaaaatatgtaccttaaaatgcaatgtaagtcgctttggataaaagcgtctgccaaatgcataaatgtaaact
This genomic window contains:
- the LOC137039818 gene encoding uncharacterized protein, with translation MCSDWSALYVSSSLKWPSGPQPPSVRPPGPQPPSVRPPGPQPPSVRPPGPQPPSVRPPGPQPPSVRPPGPQPPSVRPPGPQPPSVQPSGPQPPSVRPSGPQPPSVRPPGPQPPSVRPPGPQPPSVRPPGPQPPSVRPSGPQPPSVQPPGPQPPSVRPSGPQPPSVRPSGPQPPSVRPPGPQPPSVQSPGPQPPSVQSPGPQPPSVRPPGPQPPSVQSPGPQPPSVRPPGPQPPSVRLPGPQPPSVRPPGPQPPSVKPPGPQPPSVRPSGPQPPSVRPPGPQPPSVRPPGPQPPSVRPPGPQPPSVRPPGPQPPSVKPPGPQPPSVRPSGPQPPSVRPPGPQPPSVRPPGPQPPSVRPPGPQPPSVRPSGPQPPSVRPSGPQPPSVQSPAILPKCSTKRTVTCSQCDLTLLAKNLRTHIRRHHTEKHNTITPERHFLSQCIDEKIGLFAVEKAFHGHAIPIHVIKNTWGPNYRSECELDQCILNSEFAHNTGILPFECCHIKSLCFFKQVANPDVALTEDSLAQLVQQKWFGETRKAQLLKLQQEANAAETPLSFHVTVGGPSTKCFISVFEPTVTYYSRMGRVMVAYNKKKNNWHCPCARPRHSCVHKATAKWHLFQMMPELFKRVRSSEEVFSTAHTSNDDAGCQDVSYPPNSPTIKRMMKYVLENKKIPVEIPQTTLQMSKHGKALNNFPKHLVPEEVECQVCKGVLSDPRMITCRAKIVTFNGVIMGVSTYYKLCHKCNLTYRYQEWSEGLHNFNDHVILSLHLCVVLRNSLQNHTAVGRVVQIIEGTERESLPKGDLIMQAYLHFEALCDLDYLYSCVSCGYSPCTVIMDLHKKGVFSIPVSEIPSPPASYDGHVDIEEFWNAVAMDIISRGFYASGKENPFTVSPSYHNWSPWIGPKTRKSAMVLNTESAKVQPSNDESDIDVPFTEERLGDELLHLKIADLKKLCRQCGVEVVGSKMDLILRLRNKMSNRVTYNKVFQQVWGASGGLGVIMCPCGIVYSIKFNLRAESPRDFADLLLSWKHFPNVTIYDYPRGLVAHTNKRQPIHPPFHPFEGRVQDPSSENVQKAKEGKLKVHLPWLAHRKKTVDPDCHPLTGSSEHYCLCDVFHQNNSKDKRDVLHTIGLVPELAGKINSQCAEQLFSEVKRNNYFMNMLRPSVHIFLARNILHHRNLARNRKKLEQFKKLFSGNHNLLLDSNGKVILGADAEPHYSKTTQTLNTTLNETEMPTAVQSQCDPKCPNPVVTSLNMVKPRKSFWGTIPNERQQQLLNNALDVGKSKYELLATVYNTKLKRSDLCSLGLEKDIEGTVLNCCLKVVEAIAKSQVKWSIFCAPIA
- the LOC137039819 gene encoding uncharacterized protein, encoding MYSHRFHSSRMYFLCPHCKKAPRTLPGHLRTACLCDRTEAEIQATVIEAKKELSEFSHKGRFWEYQQIRDILGAADPLARFLEEMQKKGLVVRNVPPVLPALTLPASSLLATVPQSGGEEVANETASEESSDEYYQSNEGPRWRDEVRVEMTKKGLYKKHSIDHPLLRGFNHYLQVDLGNRKSKQEVDTVSPETAEKYYRRKTLTDAFPALRVIEQIVGKTQHGSGGACSREQRMDKHTAFDLLVHSCPVTLDGPPPKRARRQELCAEHERHCYDRWRSEQLKLRQQRVLEHFSRHQPSESRMEAWVGKQGWTSNVPRASLMLSQWEPYGSINSAHL